In a single window of the Bacteroidota bacterium genome:
- a CDS encoding ribonuclease Z, giving the protein MSFTLKILGCSSATPTSWAYPSAQVLNMEERYFLIDCGEGTQVQLRKHKVKFSKINHIFITHLHGDHFFGLVGLLSSFHLLDRKKDLHVYSPKGLKEIIITQFRITKTYLSYFIHFHELSSDEPVVVLDDKKLTVKALPLNHRIETYGYLFEEKIKERKLDIDSVVSHGIEVCDYRNLKLGKDYVADNGEIIKNETLTFDPPKPLSYAYCSDTAFEIKLFKWLENIDLLYHESTFLEDKADLAKATGHSTAKQAAIVAGEAKVGKLLLGHFSARYSDRNVFLDEAKKYFDNVEITSEGKEFTFHN; this is encoded by the coding sequence TTGTCTTTCACGTTAAAAATTTTAGGGTGTAGTTCTGCAACACCTACTTCGTGGGCTTATCCAAGTGCACAGGTATTAAATATGGAGGAGCGCTATTTTTTGATTGATTGTGGCGAAGGAACACAGGTTCAATTACGTAAACACAAAGTAAAGTTTTCCAAAATAAATCATATTTTCATAACACACCTGCACGGAGATCACTTTTTTGGACTTGTGGGATTGTTGTCGTCTTTCCATCTTCTGGATAGAAAAAAAGACCTGCATGTATATTCTCCAAAAGGATTGAAGGAAATTATCATCACTCAATTTCGTATTACAAAAACCTACCTGTCTTATTTTATTCATTTTCATGAGCTGTCGTCAGATGAGCCTGTTGTTGTTTTAGACGATAAAAAGCTTACGGTAAAAGCGCTTCCTTTGAATCACAGAATCGAAACTTATGGTTACCTTTTCGAAGAAAAAATAAAGGAGAGAAAACTGGATATAGATTCGGTTGTGAGTCACGGTATTGAAGTTTGTGATTATAGAAACCTAAAGCTGGGAAAGGATTATGTGGCAGATAATGGTGAAATAATAAAAAATGAAACTCTTACCTTCGATCCTCCCAAGCCTTTAAGTTATGCTTACTGTTCGGATACCGCTTTTGAAATTAAGTTGTTTAAGTGGTTAGAGAATATAGACTTACTGTATCATGAAAGTACTTTTTTAGAGGATAAGGCCGATCTTGCAAAAGCAACAGGACATTCAACTGCTAAGCAGGCTGCAATTGTAGCAGGAGAGGCTAAGGTAGGGAAATTGTTATTAGGGCATTTTTCAGCAAGATATAGTGATAGAAATGTTTTTTTGGATGAGGCAAAAAAATATTTCGATAATGTAGAAATTACATCCGAAGGAAAAGAATTTACTTTTCATAACTAA
- a CDS encoding T9SS type A sorting domain-containing protein, which produces MIKNLRFFVFAYILFSSVLMGQDDNVQLQDDNYTNTYWLNTVPFYDLPDIKVGEYYNHRLEIRIPKDTITSMSGRLTKVKIEKLRIVGVNNVPRGLSYSPSVVDNSDENYYRLYLELYGRIARVSSSNIDIEINTTFSIDSGKSLVRRYEIKNISIREDTNIDLETSSDKIGLKALEYYPNPISNKTEVRFWSSKLQLVEFEVRDAIGNLKFKKTFTAKVGSNKVSFSQKDLRNGLYLYSIKNDDQILAKRLIIK; this is translated from the coding sequence ATGATTAAAAATTTACGTTTTTTTGTATTTGCATATATTTTATTCTCATCGGTATTGATGGGGCAGGATGATAATGTCCAATTACAAGACGATAATTATACAAACACTTACTGGTTGAATACTGTCCCTTTTTACGATCTGCCGGATATTAAAGTTGGCGAGTATTACAATCATAGACTGGAGATTAGAATTCCAAAAGATACGATTACATCTATGAGTGGTCGTCTCACAAAGGTTAAGATAGAAAAACTTCGTATTGTTGGAGTTAACAACGTGCCTCGGGGATTATCGTATTCTCCTTCTGTTGTTGATAATAGTGATGAAAATTATTATCGCTTATACCTTGAATTGTACGGAAGAATTGCGAGAGTTTCATCTTCGAATATCGATATAGAAATTAATACTACTTTTTCTATTGACTCGGGAAAAAGTCTGGTTCGGAGATATGAGATAAAAAATATTTCCATTCGGGAGGATACAAACATAGATCTTGAAACATCGTCAGATAAAATAGGGTTAAAGGCACTTGAATACTACCCCAATCCAATTTCCAATAAAACTGAAGTGAGGTTTTGGTCTAGTAAGCTTCAACTGGTTGAGTTTGAGGTTAGAGATGCAATAGGCAACTTAAAATTTAAGAAGACATTCACAGCTAAAGTAGGAAGTAATAAGGTTTCTTTTAGTCAGAAGGATCTGCGAAATGGTTTGTATCTTTATAGTATCAAGAACGATGATCAGATTCTTGCAAAAAGGTTAATCATAAAATAG